Proteins from a single region of Bradysia coprophila strain Holo2 chromosome X unlocalized genomic scaffold, BU_Bcop_v1 contig_416, whole genome shotgun sequence:
- the LOC119069968 gene encoding uncharacterized protein LOC119069968 isoform X3: protein MDLKPDEDQEEILKRRLQARYRFRSLGRKVMANAKWLNEIEDRQIGTNPRRNISIIVRRSGVKGILTLKDKTIFNTPDQYRNEKDREHLKSTVNSLKCFQIIPQKFQDCLVKSCNFSYFNSGRLLTREGHYASAIYFLLDGEVTGDGKWIDDVRYALVPGDVFGLDGVIFGDKRTVSCTTAINTELLYIYKDDLSDELRKTLTLHWDNIKTALRRFSYYFAHFAEQQITECCTFSKIKQYNVDDVIYDGGDGQRNNTFLIISGQCMILQCIEIPYHPKTNNQKHNIVMRDVRKHTNNSKVLPQKRLDRTDATRMPLGHVRFEDRQKYSNNWKSIENHRNLQETKQVIFVDIATLSAGSIFSIGEDMVERSIVAKNIVQCLEIPTFWLLERAQNIGNIWNRTKIFYTVTIPGPEAILEDYRRSCRWNRYKKEIIEKLLG from the exons ATGGATTTAAAACCGGATGAGGACCAA GAGGAGATTTTGAAAAGACGCCTTCAGGCAAGATATCGTTTTCGGTCATTGGGTAGAAAAGTTATGGCGAACGCAAAGTGGCTGAACGAAATTGAAGATAGACAAATCGGTACAAATCCCCGACGAAATATATCGATAATTGTACGACGTTCTGGAGTTAAAGGAATATTAACACTCAAG gacaaaacaattttcaatacaCCCGATCAATATCGAAACGAAAAAGACCGAGAGCACTTGAAATCAACCGTAAActcattaaaatgttttcaaattattcCGCAA AAATTCCAAGACTGTTTGGTGAAATCATGCAACTTTTCCTACTTCAATTCGGGCAGACTGCTTACACGTGAAGGACATTATGCCAGtgcgatttattttttactcgaTGGCGAGGTTACT GGTGACGGTAAATGGATTGATGATGTACGATATGCTCTTGTACCTGGTGATGTGTTCGGCCTTGATGGAGTTATTTTCGGTGATAAGAGAACTGTATCATGTACAACTGCCA TCAACACCGAACTGCTGTACATCTACAAAGACGATTTGAGTGACGAATTACGGAAAACTCTAACGTTGCATTGGGACAATATTAAAACAGCTTTACGAAGATTCAGTTATTACTTTGCCCATTTCGCAGAGCAACAA ATAACTGAATGCTGTACGTTCtccaaaataaaacaatacaATGTGGACGATGTTATATACGATGGTGGAGACGGTCAGCGTAACAACACATTTCTTATCATCAGTGGTCAATGTATGATATTGCAGTGTATAGAAATACCG TACCATCCGAAAACCAACAACCAGAAGCATAATATTGTGATGCGTGATGTACGTAAACATACAAATAATTCGAAAGTTTTACCTCAAAAACGTCTTGACCGAACTGATGCCACAAGAATGCCATTGGGTCACGTTCGTTTCGAAGATAGGCAAAA ATATTCTAATAATTGGAAATCCATAGAAAACCACAGAAATCTACAGGAAACG AAACAGGTGATATTCGTGGATATTGCTACATTAAGCGCTGGATCGATATTCTCGATTGGCGAGGATATGGTCGAACGTTCGATTGTGGCTAAAAATATTGTACAGTGTCTTGAGATTCCAACGTTTTGGCTGCTAGAACGGGCCCAGAATATTGGTAATATTTGGAACAG aaccaaaattttttataCGGTGACCATTCCGGGACCAGAAGCTATATTGGAAGATTATAGAAGGTCGTGCAGATGGAATCGATACAAAAAGGAAATCATCGAAAAGCTACTCGGCTGA
- the LOC119069968 gene encoding uncharacterized protein LOC119069968 isoform X1: MDLKPDEDQEEILKRRLQARYRFRSLGRKVMANAKWLNEIEDRQIGTNPRRNISIIVRRSGVKGILTLKDKTIFNTPDQYRNEKDREHLKSTVNSLKCFQIIPQKFQDCLVKSCNFSYFNSGRLLTREGHYASAIYFLLDGEVTVSKRVYSIGDGKWIDDVRYALVPGDVFGLDGVIFGDKRTVSCTTAINTELLYIYKDDLSDELRKTLTLHWDNIKTALRRFSYYFAHFAEQQITECCTFSKIKQYNVDDVIYDGGDGQRNNTFLIISGQCMILQCIEIPYHPKTNNQKHNIVMRDVRKHTNNSKVLPQKRLDRTDATRMPLGHVRFEDRQKYSNNWKSIENHRNLQETKQVIFVDIATLSAGSIFSIGEDMVERSIVAKNIVQCLEIPTFWLLERAQNIGNIWNRTKIFYTVTIPGPEAILEDYRRSCRWNRYKKEIIEKLLG, encoded by the exons ATGGATTTAAAACCGGATGAGGACCAA GAGGAGATTTTGAAAAGACGCCTTCAGGCAAGATATCGTTTTCGGTCATTGGGTAGAAAAGTTATGGCGAACGCAAAGTGGCTGAACGAAATTGAAGATAGACAAATCGGTACAAATCCCCGACGAAATATATCGATAATTGTACGACGTTCTGGAGTTAAAGGAATATTAACACTCAAG gacaaaacaattttcaatacaCCCGATCAATATCGAAACGAAAAAGACCGAGAGCACTTGAAATCAACCGTAAActcattaaaatgttttcaaattattcCGCAA AAATTCCAAGACTGTTTGGTGAAATCATGCAACTTTTCCTACTTCAATTCGGGCAGACTGCTTACACGTGAAGGACATTATGCCAGtgcgatttattttttactcgaTGGCGAGGTTACTGTCAGTAAACGGGTCTATTCAATT GGTGACGGTAAATGGATTGATGATGTACGATATGCTCTTGTACCTGGTGATGTGTTCGGCCTTGATGGAGTTATTTTCGGTGATAAGAGAACTGTATCATGTACAACTGCCA TCAACACCGAACTGCTGTACATCTACAAAGACGATTTGAGTGACGAATTACGGAAAACTCTAACGTTGCATTGGGACAATATTAAAACAGCTTTACGAAGATTCAGTTATTACTTTGCCCATTTCGCAGAGCAACAA ATAACTGAATGCTGTACGTTCtccaaaataaaacaatacaATGTGGACGATGTTATATACGATGGTGGAGACGGTCAGCGTAACAACACATTTCTTATCATCAGTGGTCAATGTATGATATTGCAGTGTATAGAAATACCG TACCATCCGAAAACCAACAACCAGAAGCATAATATTGTGATGCGTGATGTACGTAAACATACAAATAATTCGAAAGTTTTACCTCAAAAACGTCTTGACCGAACTGATGCCACAAGAATGCCATTGGGTCACGTTCGTTTCGAAGATAGGCAAAA ATATTCTAATAATTGGAAATCCATAGAAAACCACAGAAATCTACAGGAAACG AAACAGGTGATATTCGTGGATATTGCTACATTAAGCGCTGGATCGATATTCTCGATTGGCGAGGATATGGTCGAACGTTCGATTGTGGCTAAAAATATTGTACAGTGTCTTGAGATTCCAACGTTTTGGCTGCTAGAACGGGCCCAGAATATTGGTAATATTTGGAACAG aaccaaaattttttataCGGTGACCATTCCGGGACCAGAAGCTATATTGGAAGATTATAGAAGGTCGTGCAGATGGAATCGATACAAAAAGGAAATCATCGAAAAGCTACTCGGCTGA
- the LOC119069968 gene encoding uncharacterized protein LOC119069968 isoform X2, producing the protein MDLKPDEDQEILKRRLQARYRFRSLGRKVMANAKWLNEIEDRQIGTNPRRNISIIVRRSGVKGILTLKDKTIFNTPDQYRNEKDREHLKSTVNSLKCFQIIPQKFQDCLVKSCNFSYFNSGRLLTREGHYASAIYFLLDGEVTVSKRVYSIGDGKWIDDVRYALVPGDVFGLDGVIFGDKRTVSCTTAINTELLYIYKDDLSDELRKTLTLHWDNIKTALRRFSYYFAHFAEQQITECCTFSKIKQYNVDDVIYDGGDGQRNNTFLIISGQCMILQCIEIPYHPKTNNQKHNIVMRDVRKHTNNSKVLPQKRLDRTDATRMPLGHVRFEDRQKYSNNWKSIENHRNLQETKQVIFVDIATLSAGSIFSIGEDMVERSIVAKNIVQCLEIPTFWLLERAQNIGNIWNRTKIFYTVTIPGPEAILEDYRRSCRWNRYKKEIIEKLLG; encoded by the exons ATGGATTTAAAACCGGATGAGGACCAA GAGATTTTGAAAAGACGCCTTCAGGCAAGATATCGTTTTCGGTCATTGGGTAGAAAAGTTATGGCGAACGCAAAGTGGCTGAACGAAATTGAAGATAGACAAATCGGTACAAATCCCCGACGAAATATATCGATAATTGTACGACGTTCTGGAGTTAAAGGAATATTAACACTCAAG gacaaaacaattttcaatacaCCCGATCAATATCGAAACGAAAAAGACCGAGAGCACTTGAAATCAACCGTAAActcattaaaatgttttcaaattattcCGCAA AAATTCCAAGACTGTTTGGTGAAATCATGCAACTTTTCCTACTTCAATTCGGGCAGACTGCTTACACGTGAAGGACATTATGCCAGtgcgatttattttttactcgaTGGCGAGGTTACTGTCAGTAAACGGGTCTATTCAATT GGTGACGGTAAATGGATTGATGATGTACGATATGCTCTTGTACCTGGTGATGTGTTCGGCCTTGATGGAGTTATTTTCGGTGATAAGAGAACTGTATCATGTACAACTGCCA TCAACACCGAACTGCTGTACATCTACAAAGACGATTTGAGTGACGAATTACGGAAAACTCTAACGTTGCATTGGGACAATATTAAAACAGCTTTACGAAGATTCAGTTATTACTTTGCCCATTTCGCAGAGCAACAA ATAACTGAATGCTGTACGTTCtccaaaataaaacaatacaATGTGGACGATGTTATATACGATGGTGGAGACGGTCAGCGTAACAACACATTTCTTATCATCAGTGGTCAATGTATGATATTGCAGTGTATAGAAATACCG TACCATCCGAAAACCAACAACCAGAAGCATAATATTGTGATGCGTGATGTACGTAAACATACAAATAATTCGAAAGTTTTACCTCAAAAACGTCTTGACCGAACTGATGCCACAAGAATGCCATTGGGTCACGTTCGTTTCGAAGATAGGCAAAA ATATTCTAATAATTGGAAATCCATAGAAAACCACAGAAATCTACAGGAAACG AAACAGGTGATATTCGTGGATATTGCTACATTAAGCGCTGGATCGATATTCTCGATTGGCGAGGATATGGTCGAACGTTCGATTGTGGCTAAAAATATTGTACAGTGTCTTGAGATTCCAACGTTTTGGCTGCTAGAACGGGCCCAGAATATTGGTAATATTTGGAACAG aaccaaaattttttataCGGTGACCATTCCGGGACCAGAAGCTATATTGGAAGATTATAGAAGGTCGTGCAGATGGAATCGATACAAAAAGGAAATCATCGAAAAGCTACTCGGCTGA